A single genomic interval of Mycosarcoma maydis chromosome 8, whole genome shotgun sequence harbors:
- a CDS encoding uncharacterized protein (related to CTR2 - Protein involved in copper transport), giving the protein MNHGGMDHGGHGGMDHGGKDAGSASCSMNMVWNYDTRNLCILSSSWRITTPLSLYTSLVIIALAAMLYEWLRLYIRQLDARLARASITSPLLSATHRRRASLLPTSSAPSSGSSAAVSDRRSVSMSKRRASNTSISLTPTRQPWIKPLETTRIVQTWRSTLYATSILISFLLMLISMTFNAYVIAAIVIGAACGHYWFNRDLSSSGALLGGATDDKGLACHM; this is encoded by the exons atgaatcacgGCGGTATGGATCACGGCGGACATGGTGGTATGGACCACGGGGGCAAGGATGCTGGCTCCGCATCTTGCAGCATGAACATGGTATGGAACTACGACACAAGGAATCTGTGCATCCTCAGTTCTTCGTGGCGAATCACGACGCCTTTATCGCTCTACACGTCGCTCGTGATCATCGCTCTTGCCGCTATGCTCTATGAATGGCTGCGCCTGTACATTCGACAACTGGATGCACGTCTTGCACGGGCGTCAATTACTTCACCTCTACTCTCAGCGACACACAGACGACGTGCGTCGTTACTCCCCACTTCAAGCGCCCCAAGTTCCGGCAGCAGTGCAGCAGTCAGCGATCGTCGTTCGGTAAGCATGTCCAAACGTCGTGCTTCCAACACCTCAATCAGCCTAACGCCTACGCGTCAACCATGGATCAAACCGCTAGAGACAACAAGAATCGTGCAAACCTGGCGCTCAACACTGTACGCCACATCGATCCTCATCAGCTTCCTGCTCATGCTGATAAGCATGACTTTCAACGCTTACGTGATTGCAGCTATCGTCATCG GTGCTGCGTGTGGCCATTATTGGTTCAACCGCGATCTGTCTTCCAGCGGCGCGCTGTTGGGTGGTGCCACTGACGACAAAGGGTTGGCTTGTCATATGTAA
- a CDS encoding uncharacterized protein (related to component of the anaphase promoting complex), giving the protein MSLTQAWQHALHSLTRHHKQPSARTSCSILLPSLHAYTVLMQYLEPVAPLDCRFYSFEADSFILDAEASNALHELHASDVSVPSSSKTNLSSPSPSLIALSHHYIDRCLQRIRKVALECGVTTAHEQGTGFSTLGDDLPCTLVTISHWFRAWLSPYSEGSIFESLSSDRNRLLKPLQAYVRSCFDARAADALRSHLEHLVSDQNDTDLHATFVAHINTAGLTQPALILLTRVVHLEISRKVRAVIGAEDVRPQDSVLPLDYAARRVLQQWLDDEVKPRFAAIRQMCRQQHVSSVLDEEMPDVDSADQSTWQTRLDYQLDKALCLTRAAQLFDLVALYPESSAALDDLRLSLNNADQRLSVAKTLSQSLHMRLLHPGAHTRDIIQMYVHLVRSLREVDPTGVVLSRVVSPLRRYLRARKDTVLVIVASMLGDDPDFTLLKDELERADQEEQHQESQSENKRRRRPRRSLQTSTAAAATRSGNPSGKRRFANSRRAANSSHASDSDASSEEDWDDPAWVPKPVEAGSGYRMSTSKDIVSMLTSIFDDRSGFIAALEKSMADQLVQVKGYKAMREYRNNMILKKRFGEKNMGKCDVMLGDVTESRRIDSEVHQRRRLAAPASTSAVQGMVSRLHPLIISRQFWPENTTKPNSGVRQTAANPGGVQMGTPAPVTEFTLPPLFLQAQEEYSKTYRQSKAMRKLHWLNHLGSVELDVQLDSGQTISVECSLIQASTLEVISRCKTRTASAEDASPTTGANLVTLSDVMEQLNLQREKDARDALDYWVRVGLLKQAGVADAFIVQSSLAVPAEARDDEPL; this is encoded by the coding sequence ATGTCGCTCACACAGGCCTGGCAGCATGCACTGCACAGCTTGACGCGCCATCACAAACAGCCATCTGCCCGCACCTCTTGCTCTATCCTGCTGCCATCATTACATGCGTATACTGTGCTGATGCAGTATCTCGAGCCAGTAGCGCCTTTGGACTGTCGCTTCTACAGTTTCGAGGCTGACTCCTTTATCCTAGATGCAGAAGCCAGCAACGCCCTTCATGAACTTCACGCCAGCGACGTTTCAGTACCATCAAGCTCCAAGACAAACCTATCATCACCCAGTCCGAGCCTAATCGCTCTGTCTCACCATTACATTGACAGGTGTCTACAAAGGATTCGCAAAGTTGCATTGGAGTGTGGTGTCACTACTGCTCATGAACAGGGAACAGGCTTTTCGACGCTAGGTGACGACTTACCCTGCACTCTCGTTACCATATCACACTGgtttcgagcttggctaTCTCCTTACTCCGAAGGATCGATCTTTGAAAGCCTTTCGAGCGACCGAAATCGACTTCTCAAGCCGCTTCAAGCATATGTGCGCTCTTGCTTCGATGCACGAGCCGCAGATGCGCTACGTTCACATCTCGAACACCTGGTAAGCGATCAGAACGACACGGACCTGCACGCAACATTTGTCGCTCATATCAACACGGCAGGTCTGACACAGCCAGCACTGATCTTGCTCACCCGAGTGGTGCATCTCGAGATCTCGCGCAAAGTCCGAGCGGTGATCGGTGCAGAGGACGTGCGGCCACAAGACTCTGTGCTGCCGCTCGATTatgctgctcgtcgcgtGCTGCAACAAtggctcgacgacgaggtcaaACCACGCTTTGCTGCTATTCGTCAGATGTGTCGTCAGCAACACGTCTCGTCTGTTTTGGATGAAGAAATGCCCGACGTAGACTCTGCAGATCAATCTACATGGCAGACTCGGCTCGACTACCAGCTGGACAAAGCGCTCTGCCTCACGCGCGCTGCGCAGCTATTCGACCTGGTCGCGTTATACCCAGAgtcgtcagcagcgctcGATGACCTGCGGCTGAGCCTGAACAACGCAGATCAAAGGCTTAGCGTTGCCAAGACACTCTCGCAATCGTTGCACATGCGACTGTTGCATCCGGGCGCCCACACCCGCGATATCATCCAGATGTATGTGCATCTCGTTCGCTCTCTACGCGAGGTAGATCCAACGGGCGTAGTGCTGTCGCGTGTCGTGTCGCCCCTCAGAAGGTATCTGCGCGCAAGGAAGGATACAGTGTTGGTGATCGTAGCGTCAATGTTGGGAGACGATCCTGACTTCACCTTGCTCAAGGATGAACTGGAGCGAGCGGATcaggaagagcagcaccagGAAAGCCAGTCTGAAAACAAGCGCAgacgtcgacctcgacggTCACTGCAGACCAGTaccgctgcagctgcaacgcgCTCTGGAAACCCAAGTGGCAAACGTCGATTCGCCAATTCGCGACGCGCTGCCAACAGCTCGCACGCTTCAGACAGCGATGCCTCTTCCGAAGAAGACTGGGACGACCCCGCTTGGGTACCCAAACCCGTGGAAGCAGGTAGCGGCTACCGCATGTCAACGTCCAAAGACATCGtctcgatgctgacgaGCATTTTTGACGATCGAAGTGGGTTCATTGCTGCTTTGGAAAAGAGCATGGCCGACCAGCTGGTGCAAGTGAAAGGGTACAAAGCGATGAGAGAGTATCGCAACAATATGATTCTCAAGAAGCGGTTTGGAGAGAAGAACATGGGCAAGTGCGATGTAATGCTTGGCGATGTCACTGAATCTCGTCGAATCGATAGCGAGGTGcaccaacgacgacgactggctgcgcctgcttcgACATCTGCAGTGCAAGGTATGGTTTCCAGGTTGCATCCATTGATTATTTCGCGTCAGTTTTGGCCGGAAAATACGACCAAGCCTAACAGTGGTGTGCGTCAGACTGCAGCTAATCCTGGAGGTGTGCAGATGGGCACGCCTGCGCCGGTGACAGAGTTCACTCTCCCCCCTCTCTTCCTACAAGCGCAGGAGGAGTACAGCAAGACGTACCGACAGTCGAAAGCGATGCGCAAGCTGCATTGGCTCAACCACCTCGGAAGCGTCGAATTGGACGTCCAACTCGACTCGGGCCAGACCATCTCGGTCGAATGCAGCTTGATCCAAGCGTCGACACTAGAGGTGATCTCGCGCTGCAAAACGCGTACCGCCTCGGCCGAAGACGCTTCGCCCACAACCGGCGCCAATCTCGTCACACTCTCCGACGTCATGGAACAACTCAACCTACAAAGAGAAAAAGACGCCAGGGACGCACTCGACTATTGGGTCCGAGTCGGACTCCTCAAACAAGCCGGCGTAGCGGATGCGTTTATTGTTCAGTCTAGCTTGGCTGTTCCAGCTGAAGCACGTGACGACGAGCCGCTTTAG
- a CDS encoding putative exosome complex exonuclease rrp41, which yields MSRVELLNAGGFRIDGRKQFELRSIGIQLGGSQDTAADGCAQITQGLTIVSATVFGPREARSGANVMHDRASVNVEVSVAPWGSMERRRRNRGDRRLVEFANSIKSTFEPVIHTHLYPRSQIDIFVQVHQQDGGVLPAAINASTLALLDAGIAMQDFVASVSCGIHSTSAMLDLSNTEEQDLPHVTVAVLPRTKQITLASLETRLHVERFEQIFTLAIQAVAVLHNEMELAVRDRTKTLVHAMTGRTIESETAVHHDQDAEHDSPDHDDIMLA from the exons ATG TCACGGGTCGAGCTCCTGAACGCAGGAGGCTTCCGCATCGATGGGCGCAAGCAATTCGAACTGAGGTCGATCGGCATCCAACTCGGCGGCTCTCAAGACACCGCCGCGGATGGATGTGCACAGATCACGCAGGGTCTAACTATTGTATCAGCCACTGTGTTTGGCCCGCGAGAAGCTCGGTCCGGAGCCAATGTGATGCACGATCGTGCCTCTGTCAACGTCGAGGTGTCCGTAGCACCATGGGGGTCTATGGAACGTAGGCGTCGCAATCGAGGCGACAGACGACTGGTGGAATTTGCGAATTCGATCAAGTCGACGTTTGAGCCGGTGATCCATACACATCTCTACCCACGCTCACAGATTGATATCTTCGTCCAAGTGCACCAGCAAGATGGAGGTGTTCTGCCCGCTGCCATCAATGCTTCCACATTGGCCCTGCTTGATGCCGGTATCGCTATGCAAGACTTTGTCGCCTCGGTATCGTGCGGCATTCACTCGACATCAGCTATGCTCGACCTGTCCAACACCGAGGAACAGGATCTGCCTCATGTTACAGTTGCAGTGCTACCACGGACCAAGCAGATCACATTGGCATCGCTAGAGACGAGGTTGCATGTGGAACGCTTTGAACAGATTTTCACTCTAGCTATTCAGGCGGTGGCTGTGCTGCACAACGAGATGGAGTTGGCAGTAAGGGACAGAACAAAGACGTTGGTGCATGCTATGACTGGGAGAACCATCGAGTCCGAGACAGCGGTCCACCACGACCAAGATGCAGAGCACGATAGTCCGGATCACGACGATATCATGCTCGCTTGA
- a CDS encoding uncharacterized protein (related to RSC1 - component of the RSC chromatin remodeling complex): MSRRSGGVESSNVVDGLRKRLRGNASADDATAVTASTSASASASASASASANMASIASMGAIERRIHSLSIEQVAQYGQKLMDTVMEATDPVDGDALHEIFLELPDAQDYPDYYEIIKRPMALEEIQSKLDQRSYPTLPDVKHDFETICNNAKRYNQRDTPVWLKARELHSLIKITYVQIVESLPEPSAAPPSTPAAPAVASTSVAVEEPTSSRPKRILLRAAKSQAKLNDQFQQESEAQDQSLPSMPNSSQQHAVEQQSPDSTASLPPQPAASSAPARQQSQQPYTATGTPSSAADDADDDDANADGDDDDNWDANDGDSSKLTKGGLFDGRKRPGKRGKRLKATLRQLVQDLRRVIGSRGYPLVKNFQALPSRAQNPQYYQVILKPISFRDIENRVYGKVYINAHALFVDLELMLSNAMTFYPPEHPIWQDAAEIRQYFEREAIPALIQDGFTLEKDDVRQSALPLHLAANSTIEAHKIAYKMIVSKTVGASHSPEPSSRARLGSAGIAGSPAMSATPAFPAGSPGAFGSPSPVVPIPNANAPVMMMGGGYPGSMPMSMPVSMPMSMSMAPPSMSTFAVTPSMPAMSMAASPARPMQLPGTPGASPSPRPNATPEGRRPVGRPPGKGTPTRSNPYPFLERRIGPGRPKKHEAAARQAAIAAHEEMLRKQALQEQQEQMTQQQQAAALAAQPIPQWQQQQLMQQQLQQQQMLQRQQDQAQQQQQQRQQQQQRRQQQQQQQQLQQAQQQKAQQSQQQQAFLEQQQRSLQQAHGPSRSPSQPMLPPGAHLPFGSGMIVSEAPPPVKRKEAVLPAEPREPPAFEGLENRTPLISKFAIGMEVEEANGQTLAVPPLEIKNELATQHTLQIPPNASSITIDFPLRMLYRQNKSKVDENQVKKEAAIDPASANGDAETPAKPAQSQTNGTANGGKRETSLTWPWQPELYFNGRQTQGSWTSAELSIDPALLEDASTDYQDDERFATRISYSYCRVRLLPRRGINVFEITVKPDSAYPPISKVPLERYLIYFC; the protein is encoded by the coding sequence ATGTCGAGACGCAGCGGCGGGGTCGAATCGTCCAATGTCGTCGATGGCCTGCGCAAGCGTCTTCGTGGTAATGCTTCCGCTGACGACGCGACCGCTGTTACTGCCTCTACTAGCGCCTCTGCGTCCGCgtccgcttccgcttccgcttctgcAAACATGGCCAGCATTGCCAGCATGGGCGCTATCGAGCGCAGAATCCACAGCCTTTCTATCGAGCAGGTGGCGCAATACGGCCAAAAGCTCATGGATACTGTCATGGAAGCTACCGATCCCGTGGACGGTGATGCGCTCCACGAGATCTTTCTCGAACTTCCAGACGCCCAAGACTATCCCGACTATTACGAAATCATAAAGCGTCCCATGGCACTCGAAGAGATTCagtccaagctcgaccaacGCAGCTACCCTACTTTGCCAGACGTCAAGCACGACTTTGAAACCATCTGCAACAACGCCAAGCGCTACAACCAGCGAGACACACCTGTCTGGCTCAAGGCAAGGGAGCTGCACAGTCTCATCAAGATCACATATGTTCAGATTGTCGAAAGTCTTCCCGAACCCAGTGCTGCTCCACCATCCACTCCTGCTGCACCCGCCGTTGCTTCCACTTCTGTTGCCGTTGAAGAGCCTACATCTTCGCGCCCAAAGCGCATCCTATTGCGCGCTGCAAAGTCGCAAGCAAAGCTCAACGACCAATTTCAACAGGAATCGGAAGCGCAGGATCAGTCCCTACCATCAATGCCAAACTCCTCTCAACAGCACGCcgttgagcagcagtcacCAGACTCGACAGCTTCCCTCCCTCCGCAGCCCGCTGCATCATCTGCGCCCGCTCGTCAACAGAGCCAGCAACCCTACACGGCTACTGGCACTCCCAGTTCCGCCGCTGAtgatgcagatgacgatgacgccaatgccgatggtgacgacgatgataACTGGGACGCCAACGATGGCGACTCGTCCAAGCTCACCAAAGGCGGTCTCTTTGACGGACGCAAACGCCCTGGCAAACGAGGCAAGCGTCTCAAAGCTACCCTTCGTCAGCTCGTCCAGGACCTTCGTCGCGTCATCGGTTCGCGTGGCTATCCCCTCGTCAAAAACTTTCAAGCACTCCCCAGTCGAGCTCAAAATCCACAGTACTACCAGGTCATCCTTAAGCCCATCAGCTTTCGCGACATCGAAAATCGCGTCTATGGAAAAGTCTACATCAACGCACACGCTCTGTTTGTCGACCTCGAGCTTATGCTCAGCAACGCCATGACCTTTTATCCCCCCGAACATCCCATCTggcaagacgctgctgagATTCGTCAGTACTTTGAACGCGAGGCTATCCCTGCTCTTATTCAGGACGGTTTCACACTGGAAAAGGATGACGTCAGGCAGTCGGCCCTGCCTCTTCATCTTGCTGCTAACAGTACCATCGAGGCACACAAGATTGCCTACAAGATGATTGTCTCCAAGACTGTTGGCGCTTCACACAGTCCTGAGCCATCATCTCGCGCTAGGTTGGGTTCAGCAGGTATCGCTGGATCACCTGCCATGTCTGCAACTCCAGCATTTCCGGCAGGCTCGCCCGGTGCTTTCGGCTCGCCATCTCCCGTCGTGCCTATCCCAAATGCGAACGCTCCAGTCATGATGATGGGAGGAGGGTATCCAGGCTCGATGCCCATGTCAATGCCTGTGTCGATGCCCATGTCAATGTCCATGGCGCCGCCGTCCATGTCTACATTTGCCGTGACACCAAGCATGCCTGCTATGAGCATGGCCGCCTCACCCGCACGACCCATGCAGCTCCCAGGGACGCCAGGAGCATCACCATCCCCGCGACCGAACGCTACACCAGAGGGAAGGAGACCCGTCGGCCGCCCCCCCGGCAAGGGCACTCCGACCAGATCCAACCCGTATCCATTTCTGGAGCGTCGTATTGGCCCTGGACGTCccaagaagcacgaagcggCAGCACGTCAAGCCGCCATCGCAGCTCATGAAGAAATGCTTCGCAAACAGGCTCTGCAAgaacagcaagagcaaatgacgcaacagcaacaagccGCTGCGCTGGCGGCCCAACCTATCCCacaatggcagcagcagcaactcatgcagcaacagcttcaacaacaacagATGCTTCAGCGACAGCAAGACCAGgcgcagcaacagcaacaacaacgacaacagcagcaacagcgtcgacaacaacaacaacagcagcagcagctacagcaagcacagcaacagAAAGCACAACAGtcacaacagcaacaggcATTtctcgaacagcagcaaagatCGCTTCAGCAAGCGCACGGACCAAGCCGCTCGCCCTCGcagccgatgctgccacctGGCGCTCATCTGCCGTTTGGAAGTGGAATGATTGTTTCAGAAGCTCCACCACCGGTTAAGCGGAAAGAAGCTGTTTTGCCAGCTGAGCCGCGCGAGCCACCGGCATTTGAAGGACTTGAAAACCGCACGCCTCTGATTTCCAAGTTTGCGATCGGCATGGAAGTCGAAGAGGCGAACGGACAGACACTGGCAGTGCCACCGCTGGAAATCAAGAATGAACTCGCGACGCAGCACACGCTTCAGATTCCGCCAAACGCTTCGAGCATTACCATTGATTTCCCTCTACGTATGCTGTACAGACAGAACAAGTCGAAGGTGGATGAGAACCAAGTGAAGAAGGAAGCTGCGATCGACCCAGCGTCTGCCAATGGCGATGCGGAGACGCCTGCCAAGCCTGCACAGTCCCAGACGAATGGTACAGCCAATGGTGGTAAGAGAGAAACCTCGCTCACGTGGCCTTGGCAACCCGAACTGTACTTTAACGGCCGGCAAACGCAAGGAAGCTGGACCTCAGCAGAACTGTCGATCGACCCAGCGCTACTAGAAGATGCCAGTACAGACTACCAGGACGACGAACGATTTGCAACCAGGATCAGCTACTCGTACTGCAGAGTTCGACTGCTGCCGAGGAGGGGAATCAACGTGTTTGAGATCACGGTCAAACCGGATTCCGCCTATCCACCGATCAGCAAGGTTCCGTTGGAGAGGTACTTGATTTACTTTTGCTAG
- a CDS encoding uncharacterized protein (related to Mig1 protein), whose product MIGHIRFGLSLVSSILLVSQLTLLVHCIVEDEPTPSPVEEEPSVPITSSSNVVRRGGSGNSDPFPHGFGYVPNLHRDTLGRPLGGLYCDLTPLKIDTEGFNKHCGPNSDSKWPCFAHNGNDRLETVSTKSGSKTALRTVSLSSDSLTLLRIFVAAFTLRDPSVEFTIAYAQTRNVRFRYYGYEPDTGCYKIHLSGREQGRIHVTTTDENYRDIDTWNYRETGKRLCNKWIFIGTRDRDRFSELRDSDGSGI is encoded by the exons ATGATCGGACACATCAGATTTGGTCTTTCGCTCGTCAGTAGCATTTTGCTGGTGTCACAGCTGACTTTACTTGTCCATTGCATTGTTGAAGACGAGCCAACCCCCTCACCAGTTGAAGAAGAGCCAAGCGTTCCCAtcacctcgtccagcaATGTCGTACGCAGGGGAGGAAGTGGTAATTCAGACCCCTTTCCCCATGGGTTTGGCTATGTTCCCAACCTACACAGAGACACTTTGGGACGTCCTCTTGGCGGACTCTACTGCGATCTGACTCCGCTCAAGATTGACACCGAGGGTTTCAACAAACACTGTGGGCCAAACTCCGACTCAAAGTGGCCCTGCTTCGCGCACAATGGCAATGACAGGTTGGAAACTGTCAGC ACGAAATCCGGCTCAAAGACAGCACTACGAACGGTGAGCCTTT CAAGTGATTCGCTGACGCTACTGAGAATCTTTGTTGCAGCCTTCACCTTAAGGGATCCGTCCGtcgaattcacgatcgcCTACGCACAGACCCGCAACGTAAGGTTCAGGTACTATGGCTACGAGCCCGACACCGGCTGTTACAAAATCCACCTTAGCGGTCGTGAACAAGGACGCATCCACGTCACCACTACCGATGAAAACTACAGAGACATTGACACTTGGAACTACCGGGAGACAGGCAAGCGTCTGTGCAACAAGTGGATCTTTATCGGAACGCGCGACCGCGACAGGTTTTCAGAATTACGCGATAGCGATGGTAGTGGGATCTAA
- a CDS encoding putative 20S proteasome subunit beta 6 — protein MSLFGTFPGSSRGPAAASALKDHMVGHQFSPYDSNGGSIAAVCGTDFCVIASDTRQSTGYNIQTRYKPKVFRLNDKATLATNGFAADAEALVSHVRQRLEMYRHAHGRSMPLHSIARMISTILYGKRFFPYYVYNILGGLDEEGKGAVYSFDPVGSYEREFCRAAGAAQSLIQPFFDNQIMFRNQTSTPERTVPTPGQMTLGEVLKIVVDSFTSATERHIEVGDGLEVFVVRTPASASGQGEGAKGAAAVDLSTLPSDVPFSVAEAVGGEDEQQQGAVMVIRRELKKD, from the coding sequence ATGTCGCTCTTTGGAACGTTCCCTGGCTCTTCCCGCggaccagcagcagcgtcagcgcTCAAGGACCACATGGTGGGCCACCAATTCTCGCCATACGATTCGAACGGTGGCAGTATTGCTGCCGTCTGTGGTACAGACTTCTGCGTAATTGCGTCCGACACACGTCAGTCGACTGGTTACAACATTCAGACGCGCTACAAGCCTAAAGTATTCCGACTGAACGACAAGGCTACACTTGCCACCAATGGGTTCGCTGCGGATGCGGAAGCGCTCGTCTCGCACGTTCGTCAGAGGCTCGAAATGTACCGTCATGCACATGGTCGATCGATGCCGCTCCACTCGATTGCGCGTATGATTTCGACCATCCTATACGGAAAGCGGTTTTTCCCTTACTACGTGTACAACATTCTCGGCGGTCTCGATGAAGAAGGAAAGGGTGCAGTGTATTCGTTTGATCCCGTGGGAAGCTACGAAAGAGAGTTTTGCAGggctgcaggtgcagctCAGTCGCTGATCCAGCCATTCTTCGACAACCAGATCATGTTCCGAAACCAAACATCCACGCCGGAACGTACTGTGCCCACTCCAGGCCAGATGACACTTGGAGAGGTGTTGAAGATCGTCGTGGACTCGTTCACTTCCGCCACGGAGCGACATATCGAGGTTGGCGATGGGCTCGAGGTGTTTGTTGTCAGGACGCCCGCTAGTGCAAGTGGCCAGGGCGAGGGTGCAAagggtgctgctgctgtggatCTCAGCACTCTGCCCTCCGATGTACCTTTCAGCGTCGCAGAAGCAGTCGGTGGAGAGgacgagcaacagcaaggcGCTGTCATGGTCATCAGGCGCGAACTCAAGAAGGATTAG
- a CDS encoding mig1 protein: MTLFRYPALAALMILAYSVEVIHAWPAPTMNRFDSCPSYTKLLPRYDLYHEHCEADAGPSGSDPKWPCFTMWYGDMTTVNATVDNSKTAPDDFFLLKNGDKLDFTTRDPKQAFTLSWFFTDLSMSYSDFNQDTGCYKITLKHKEGFHRRIWVSDEAGKDRDIDTSNYHETSKTLCTKWLHIHVKE, translated from the exons ATGACGCTCTTTCGGTACCCAGCTTTGGCAGCGCTGATGATCCTCGCTTACTCTGTTGAGGTCATCCATGCCTGGCCAGCGCCCACCATGAATCGCTTCGACAGCTGTCCATCGTacaccaagctgctgccgcgCTATGACCTCTACCATGAGCATTGCGAAGCTGACGCTGGTCCGTCAGGTAGCGACCCCAAATGGCCCTGTTTCACCATGTGGTACGGAGACATGACAACTGTCAACGCTACCGTGGACAACAGCAAAACTGCACCGGACGATTTCTTCCTCCTGAAAAACGGCGATAAGCTCG ACTTCACTACTCGCGACCCAAAGCAAGCCTTCACCTTGTCTTGGTTCTTTACCGACCTTTCCATGTCGTACTCGGACTTCAACCAGGACACAGGCTGCTACAAGATCACGCTCAAGCACAAGGAAGGCTTTCATCGTAGGATTTGGGTATCGGACGAAGCTGGCAAGGATAGGGACATTGACACTAGCAACTATCACGAGACCTCAAAGACGCTTTGCACAAAGTGGCTCCACATTCATGTAAAGGAGTAG